CCCCAATCAGTATCTGAAATAAACTGCTTTAATGCAGAGCTGGCCATAGGGCCTCTCCAGATCACCGCATTGTCAGCAGGAGTGAGAAAGCCAATTGAAATGAGCTTTACACCATATTGCTCCAGAGGTACAATAACATTTTTGCCGTTAACCTGCTTTACGCCAGGCTGTTCATGCTCGCAGTTAAACATAGTAGGTACCGACGGACCGTAAATATCGGCATCGATAATACCCACTTTTGCGCCTTCCCGGGAAAGGGCTACTGCAAGGTTGGCGGCCACTGTAGACTTACCTACACCTCCTTTGCCGGAGGCTACCGCTATAATATTTTTTACGTTGGGGAGTAGTGGAGCACTGCTACGTGTGGTGGTAACATTGGACGTCATCACCACCTCTACCTCAAGATCCTTATCCACATGCTCATGTATAGCGTCTATACAATTGTTTTTGATTAACTCCTTCAACGGACAGGCCGGAGTGGTTAACACAACAGTAAACCGGACTGAATCACTAAACACTTCTACATCTTTGATCATATTAAGCGTTACCAGGTCCTTTTTCAGGTCCGGATCATCCACTGTTGATAACGCTTTAAGTATATCAGCCTCTGTATATTTCATTAAAATCTTCCCTTCAAAATCGAATTAAAATTTCAGCCTGCAATTTAGCTTTTATGTTTTGCTTTTAGTAACATTTGTAAGACAAAAATAGTTGTTTTACTATTGTTTTGGGCGATGACTGTTTTAAAATTATCTTTGAGGTTCATTAAATAAATAATCTTGATAAATCAGGCAACGATACAGCAGGTTAAAGACAGGATGGATATTGAGGAGGTCGTGTCTGACTATGTGAGTTTAAAAAGAAAGGGGCAAAATCTATGGGCATGCTGCCCTTTTCATGACGAGAAAACACCTTCGTTTTCCATATCACCAGCCAAGGGTATCTATAAGTGTTTTGGTTGTGGTAAAGCGGGTGATGCTATCTCATTTGTAGAGGAGCATGACGGACTTACGTATATTGAAGCCATTCGCCACCTGGCACAAAAATATGGCATTGAAGTACAGGAAGAGGAGCAGAGTGACGATCAGGTGCGGCAACAAAATGAGCGGGACAGCCTTTTTATTGTACTAAATTTTGCCAATGAGTATTTTAAGGAGACTTTAAAGAAGCATGAAGAGGGGCAGTCTATAGGGTTAAGTTACTTCCGGGAGCGTGGTTTTACAGAGAAAACCATCGAGAAGTTTGAGTTGGGTTACAGTCTCGATCAGTGGGATGCACTAACTCAAAAAGCCCTTAAAAATGCTTATAATGAAGATATCCTGGAGAAGGCAGGACTACTTGTACGCAAGGATGATGGTAAGAAGTATGATCGTTTCCGGGGGCGTGTCATTTTTCCCATACACAATGTTACCGGTAAAGTAGTAGCTTTTGGTGCGCGTACTTTAAAGAAGGATGCTAAACCAAAGTACCTCAATTCGCCCGAGACCGATGTATATCATAAAAGTAAGATCCTCTACGGTCTTTTTCAGGGCAAGCAGACTATTCGCCAGCAAGACAATTGCTACCTTGTAGAAGGCTATACTGATGTGATTTCGATGCATCAGTCTGATATAGAGAATGTTGTATCCTCCTCCGGCACATCGCTTACGGATGACCAGATCAGGTTGATAAGGAGGTTTACTGATAATATTACGGTATTATTTGACGGAGATACCGCAGGACTGATGGCTGCGCTGCGAGGGGTGGATATGATCCTCGAGGCGGGGCTTAACGTTCGGGTGGTGGTGTTTCCTGAAGGTGAAGACCCGGATAGCTATTCGCGAAAGCTGGGCACTTCGGAGTTTAAAAAGTACCTGAAGGAAAACTCACGCGATCTCATCACCTTCAAAGCTGGCCTGTATGCTGAAGAGGCCGCCCGCGATCCGATCAGGAAGGCCGAATCCATCAAAGAGATCGTCAGTAGTATCACCAAAATACCTGACCCGATAAAGCGGGCTATATATATCAAGGAGACCTCTTCGGTGCTTGATATTGATGAAGGAGTGCTTCTATCGGAGATGAACAAGCTGCTGATCAACCAGAAGCGAAAGAAAGGCAAGGAACGTGAACAGCAGGAGACCAGCAATGAAATGTTGCAGGAGCTTATGGATGGCCCGGCGGAGAGCAAAACGCTTGATCATTCCAAAATCGTTAAAATTCAGGAACGGGAGAGTATCAGGCTGTTGATCAACTATGGCTTCAATGAAATAGAAGAAGAGTACAGGCTTTATAACTATCTTTTCGAGCAGCTGGAAGACATAGAATTTACCACACCGGTCTACAAGGAAATACTGGATATATTTAAAAGGGAACTTGCAGAAGGCAGGGTAGTGGATAGCCATTTTTTTATTAACCATTGCTCAACTGAAATAAAAAATGAGGTGGTCAACCTGCTTACGGAAAGGCATGAAGTGAGTCCCAACTGGAATGATAAGTTCCAGATATTTGTACCTCATGAGCATGACATTTTGGAGAATGTAGTATTCACCAATGTACTCCGGCTTAAGTTTCGGGTGATACAGAAGCTAATAACCGATAACCTGTCTAAAATGAAAGATGCGAAAGAGGAAGAGGAGCAGGATCGATATTTTAAAATACATGGAGAGTTGAAAAAATCCGAAATGGAGATCGCCAAAGTGCTGGGCATCGTTGTATCCCGCTGATCTGCCGAATCCTGCACAAAGAAGTTTGTTGAAAGAGCCAACCTATTGAATTAAATACTCGTACGAACGTCAGAGAGTTATAAGTTGTTGAAGAAGTGGAAAGTTTTTTTACGTAAGTGAAAAGACCTATTTTTGTTAAAATATTAGGGATTAATGAGCCAGGATAAAATTAAATTGAACACTATTGAGGAAGCCCTCGAAGATGTAAAAAACGGGAAAGTGATCATAGTAGTAGATGATGAAGATCGTGAAAATGAAGGCGATTTCATTTGTGCTGCTGAATGCATCACCCCGGAGATCGTAAACTTTATGGCAACACATGGACGCGGTCTGATCTGTGTGCCGCTGGTTGAAGATCGCTGCGAAGAGTTAGGGCTTGAATTGATGGTAGGCCGTAATACCGCCGCCTTTGAAACACCTTTTACAGTTTCGGTTGACCTTATCGGTCATGGATGTACCACGGGTATCTCAGCACACGACAGGTTTAAAACCATAAAGGCCCTGGCTGACCCGGAGACAGACCCCGAGGAGCTTGGCAAGCCAGGACATATATTTCCGCTAAGGGCCAAGAGAGGTGGAGTGCTTCGGAGAGCAGGCCACACAGAAGCTGCAATAGATTTTGCAAGGCTTGCAGGTTTCAGACCGGCAGGAGTGCTTGTGGAAATTATGAATGAAGATGGCAGCATGGCACGTCTCCCTGACCTTGTTCATGTAGCAGAGCGCTTCGACCTGAAGCTGGTGTCTATACAGGATCTGATCACATACCGCGTAGAAAAGGAAAGCCTTATTCAGCGCAAAGTAGAAGATGTACATATGCCCACTGAGTTTGGCGACTTTAAGCTGATTGCATACGAGCAAACCAATACCGGTGATAACCACCTGGCTTTGGTAAAAGGCGAGTGGGATGCCGATGAGCCTGTTTTGGTAAGGGTGCACTCTTCCTGCGTAACGGGTGATATTTTCGGTTCATGTCGCTGCGACTGTGGCGGACAGCTGCACGGAGCTATGCAAATGGTGGAGAATGAAGGCAAAGGGGTAGTCCTTTACATGAATCAGGAAGGCCGGGGAATTGGTCTGGTCAACAAATTAAGGGCTTATAAGCTGCAGGAAGAAGGGCTTGACACCGTTGAAGCTAACCTGAAACTGGGTTTTGAAATGGATCAGCGGGATTATGGTATCGGAGCCCAGATATTGAGAGATCTTAACATTCATAAAATCAGGCTGATATCTAATAATCCAAAAAAACGTGTAGGATTAATTGGATATGGTCTGGAAATTGTGGAAAATGTACCTATAGAAATGGCCCCTAATGTACATAATCATACATATCTGAAAACAAAACGTGACAAGATGGGCCACCAAATACTAAAAGATAAAGGATAATACGTGAGAAAACTTTTTCTGATTGCAATACTTTATTCAATAGGTCATGTTGGCGTTGCCCAGATTTTTCCTTCTGAAGTATGGCACGACGGAAAGTTGGTATTATTGGAAGGTGACACACTTGTAGGGCAGGTAAAGTATAACCTGGAAACGGACCTGGTACAATTTACCAGGGACAATCAAACAGTAAAGGCTTTTACTGCCCGTAAGCTTCTTTTCTTCGAAATATTTGATAAAACTGTAAACAGGTACAGGCAGTTTTATGCCATTCCTTATAATGTGAAAAGTAATTATAAGGCTCCTGTTATGTTTGAGGTGCTGTATACCGGCGATCATCTTTCCTTACTTAGCCGGGAGGCCATCGAATACCAGGTGGCCAACTATCCTTATTCCATGTCCGGGACTTATACAAGGCTCGAACTGGTTTATACCCATTATTTTCTGAAACCTGATGGTTCTATCACTTTATTTACAGGCAAAAAGAAGGATTTACAGTGGGTGATGAACAAAAAGTCATCGGAAATAAAAAGGTATATTAAAAATAACAAAATACGTATAGACCGTCGCGCTGATCTTGTTAAATTGGTGGCTTATTACAATTCCCTGTTTGGAGAGTAGGCCAATTGAGCCTGCCAGTCATCGATTGAATAAACTTACAATAGACACATGAAAAGACCACTGATCTTAGTATCAAACGACGATGGTATAACGTCAAAAGGAATCCGTACCCTGGTAGAGGTGATGAAGGAGCTTGGCGAGGTAGTAGTAGTAGCACCTGACAGCCCGCAATCAGGAATGGGACATGCCATAACCATCGGTAATACACTCAGACTTGAGGAAACCGATATTTTTGATGGAGTTACCGCTTATGAATGTTCCGGAACCCCTGCCGATTGTGTAAAGCTGGCGAAGCATTTTGTGCTAAAGGACCGGCGTCCTGACCTTGTCGTTAGTGGCATAAATCACGGGAGCAATACTTCTATCAGTATATTATATTCAGGCACGATGTCAGCAGCTATTGAGGGAGCAATAGAAGGTATGCCTGCTATTGGCTTTTCACTCTGTGATTATTCTTCTGATGCGGATTTTTCCCATACCAGGGAGCATGTCAAAAAAATAGCCCAAACGGTGTTGGAGAAGGGGCTGGCCAAGGGTGTGGCTCTTAATGTTAACATTCCTCCAAAAAGAAATGAAGAGATCAAGGGGATCAAAATCTGCAGACAGGCCAGGGCCAAATGGCAAGAGGAGTTTGACCAGCGCTATGACCCCAACGGTAGAAGATACTTCTGGCTGGCAGGAAATTTCGTGAATTTTGACAAAGGTGAGGATAACGATGAGTGGTCTATTGCTAATAACTATGTATCCGTGGTACCTTGCCTGTTTGATCTTACAGCGCACCATGCCATAAGCATGATGAACGATGAGTGGGATTTTTAACTAAACTGTGCTACAGGCTGAATCGGATATAGACGTTGACTGCAGGCGTAGTATTATCAAAAGCGCGGCCATAACCGGGGATGGCGTAGGTGTCAATAGGACTGAACTCATCCCTTTTGTTTAAAATTCTTAAGCTGAAGTATCCACCCAGAGACCAGTGACTGTCGAGTTTTGTTTCCGAACCTATTATAACCTCAAACCAGTCAGCTTGTAAACCTTCCCGGCTAAAGCCGTTTTTGTAATTGTCCCACAGGTCACTACCTATTTCGTAGGTGCCACTCTCGTCAAATCTGCTTACAGCATATTTTGCACCGGCATAGAGCATACTTTTATTATCTATAGGCATGAGGTAATTTATACCAATGCGGCCGTACCATCCCTCGGTAAGGTATGCGCCATTATTGATGGCACCACCCGGCTCCATTTTACCCATGCCAACCTGTACATTTGGAGATAACCTGTTCTTAAGTCGGAATGAGATGCCAGCTTCAAACTTGGTTTCAAAATCAGTAGGGATAGTCAGTAACTTACCATAATCAAGATAAATACTCGGGCCTGCATCTATTTTAATAATGGTGGTATCAGCACCGGTACCCGTACTCGTGTCAGCCTGCGCCACGGCAATCTGGCAAAACAGGAAGAAAAGTAGTATGCTAAAAATATGCTGTAACTGTAGCTTCATTGCTTGAATAGTTGATGGAGTCCGGCTGACTTATTTTCAGGCTGTCGAACCCGGCATAGTCTCTGATGTCAAAATTGTAAGCTTTTATAACTATATAACGCTCTTCTTCAATAGTCTCCCGCGTGTAGTAGGCATCCAGTGAGTACTCCTGCCTGTCTATAGTGACGATGAAACGACTAAAATCTGCATTGGTATTGAGAGGGAATCTGTACAAAGTTAGACTATCTTCATAGATTAATGTAGCGATACCGTTTTGGGCTTCGAGGCTGGTGACATAAACTTTTCCAGAGTTGATCAGGGTTATGATCGCGTTGACGTCAGTCTTGCCTTCAGTAAGTGCTTTTTTGTAAGCATTGAGGGCCTCTTTGTTGGCTGTATAATCAGCATCTTCGTCCCTGTTTTCCAAGGTATCAATTACAACCAGACTGTCTGCTATGCCTTTAAGCTCAGCATTGATAATGGCTAAGCTGTCATTAAGCTTAGAGATGCTGTCCTGATTAATAAACTTAACTCTGAAAAATGGCTCAATACCGGTGATCTCCGGCTCGTTTTCTTCACAACTGATGGCAGTCAATGCCAGTGTTGCCAGCGTTAATGCCAGAAGTATGTCTGTAATTTTTTTCATCAATGTGGGCAAAAATATAAAATGATTTCCAGTTTACGGTCTATGTCAGAATAAGATTATGGACCAGGAGTTTAGTAGGGATCTACATCGAAAATAATTTTTGATGTTTTTAACTCTTTTTCCTGCATTAACTCCAGTCTTGCCTCCAGTAATATGTGTTTAACCTTGGACAGACTTACCTGTGATCTTTCCAGTTTGATGATCAGCTCCATCAGAAACTCATTTCTGATTTTTGATATTACCGGTTCCTCCGGGCCAAGCACACGTTTTGTGCCAAGTTTTTCTTTGATCAGATTGCCAAGTTTAACTGCAGTTAAAGAGGCCAGTTTCGCATCACGATTTTTCACAATCACACCTATCAAACGAGTAAAAGGAGGATAGTGGTGTGTCTGGCGCTCGGCTATTTCACTTTCGTAAAACTGGTTGTAGCCATTGGTAATGATCTGTTTGAGTACAGGTTGATCAGTATTCCTGGTCTGGATCACTACTTTACCTTTTTTGTCCCTTCTGCCTGCCCGTCCGCTTACCTGGGTAGAAAGCTGGAATGTGCGCTCAAATGACCTGAAATCAGGAAAGTACAACATCCTGTCAATATCGAAGATGCCAACCAGGTTCACATTGTCAAAATCCAGCCCTTTACTTACCATTTGAGTACCTACTAGTATGTCGATGTTGCCTTGCTCAAAATCGGATATAATGGTGTCGTAACTACGCTTTTTCCGGGTGGTGTCCAGATCCATACGTTGTACACGGGCCAGCGGAAAAAGGAGCGAAATTTCCTCTTCCAGTTTTTCCGTACCAAAGCCGATTGTTTTCAGGTGTGTGGCACCGCAGGCCTCACAGGTGTTGGGAAGCGGTTCTTTATATCCACAATAGTGGCACCTGAGTTCTTTTCTGTATTGATGATAAGTCAGGCTGACAGCGCAACTGTTGCATTTGGGTATCCAGCCACATTCGCCACAAGTGATGTAGGGTGAATATCCCCGGCGGTTTTGAAAAATGATCACCTGCTCCTTATTTTCAAGAGCCTGGTTGATAGCATTGATCAGCTCTGAGGAAAACTCACCTTTAGATAACTTTTTATTCTTTTCCCGGATCATATCAGCAACCACAAAGTCAGGAAGCTGGCCTGCTCCAAAGCGGGTGGTGAGTTTTACCAGGCCATATTTACCCTGCCGGGCCTGATATTGCGATTCCATGGAAGGAGTGGCAGAGCCTAGCAGTACCTTGGCATGATGCTGACTGCCGATCATCATAGCCACATCTCTGGCATTATACCTCGGGGCGGGGTCGTATTGCTTGTATGATGACTCATGCTCCTCATCCACCACAATAAGACCGAGGTTGTCAAAGGGTAAAAATATTGCTGACCGCACACCCACTACAAACTGGTACCTGCCTGAAAGCACTCCTTTCCAGACTTCAACACGCTCATTATCAGAAAATTTAGAATGATAGACACCCATTTTGTCCCCAAATATTTTGCGCAGTCGGCTAACAATCTGGGTGGTAAGTGCTATTTCAGGAAGCAGATAAAGGATCTGGCTTCCACCTTCCAGTGCATCCTGGATCAGGCTGATGTAAAGCTCTGTTTTCCCACTTCCCGTAATACCGTGGAGTAGAGTAACATCTTTTTCTTTAAAGCTGGTAAGTATCTCTTCTTTGGCTTTTAGCTGGGTTTCTGTCAGGTTTACCTCTGCCAAAGAGTTGTCATACGAGTCAAATCGGGATACTATGACTTCAAATTCTTCGAAGACCTCATGCTTTACGAGTGTTCTGAGAGAAGAATCTGATAAATCACCGCCTGTAAAACTTGATTTGATCAGACCGTTTTTGTTGAGCTCAGGCTGATTGAAAACCTGTACATTTTGCAGGTAATGAAGCAGTATGGCTTCCTGCTTTGGCTTGCCGGCCAGCTCATTAAATAGTTTTTCAAGTTCATTTTTAGCCAGCCATTGGGGCCTTAACCTAATCCGAGACTCTTTTTTGGGCCTGTATTTCTCTTTTACTTCTTCAAAAATGATGATGGTCTCCTTGTAGACGAGCGACTTAATAATGGTGTAAATCGATTTTTGGTTAAGCAATTTGCTTATCTCACCATAGCTAAGACTATCATTTTTTATCAAGGTTTCCAGTACTATGGTTTCCTTGTCGCTAAACTCCAGGTCGGACTCATAGTAATCGAAATGGGGGTGCAGCTGTACTTTGGATTCGCTACTGAGCTTCAGGCCGGTGGGTAAAGCAATATTCAATACTTCACCAAGTGTACACATATAGTAGTCAGCTATCCACTGAAAGAGTACAATCTGTATTTCATTGATCACCGGCTCATCGTCCAGCACCTCCAGGATGTACTTGGCTTCATATTTTTCCGGAGGGGTTTCATGGATCCTGCCAATCACGCCTGTCAATATTTTTCGTGAGCCAAACTGTACGATTACTCTGCACCCGGTTTGTACCAGCTCATCCATGTCATGAGGCACCCGGTAGGTAAACATCTTGGGTATGGGCACAGGTAGGATAACATCCACAAACCAGGTTTGCCGGATTTCTTCGGTGGCCGTATGGAACTCAAGTTGACTCATAGCAGTTGCGAAGGTAAAGGTAAATGATCAGCGCAAACTTACTAATCATTTATGGTAAGTATATGGAAGAGGGACAATGTCAAAAACTTATATGCTTTGCTTAACAACACAGGAATAAAGTGGGGAGGGGATGGTGCGATACTGTGGAAAATTCACATCTTAAAATTGAAAAAGACCTGCGTAATATTATTGTTGGTAAGCTTGTTACATTTAGAGGCTAATAACACAGGGAGTGTGTGATACCAGTGGGAATGGAGAAATTTTTGCAGGAAAATAATCGAAAGTGTTATTGTTCGTCCTTTGTGCATGCCACTTTGGAGATATAAAAGCTTTTACCATATGGCTTGATAGTCCATTATTTCAACTACTTCTTTGGCATTCAATCCGTTCAAAAGAGCGATCAGCAGATTCCGGGTATATTTTCAAGGAAGGATATTAGTTACATTTGTTACTGATTAATGATAATATGAGGGGAAATATACTTACACCTTTATTTATAGTGGCTTCTATATGGTGCGTAATTCTGCCAGCAAGGCATACTACTGCGTTGGCTCAGGTGAATAAAATGGATTATGCCGATAACCAGCTGATAGTTAAATTCAGCGGTGACATTGCGATATCCCGCCGGCAAACAGGAAGACTGTCAATTGATGATCCCAGGATCAGGGAACTTAACAAAAGGTTGAATGTAATCAGAGCAGAAAGTCTCGTGCCAGATAATATGTCGGGGACAGGGAGCAGTGCCGATAGGAATGGTGTTCTCACCACCCAGCAACCGGTACTTTATACTTTTGGTGAGCGTATAGACGTAAGCGCTATAATCCTCATATTAATGAAAACCGGATTTTATGAGTATGCAGAACCTAATTATATAGGCTACGGTGGAGCACCATGTACCGTTACACCCAACGACGAATACTATAACAACCGGCAATGGGGGCTTAATAATGATGGTACATTGACGGCCAATAGTATTGAGGGAGCTGATATTGATATGGAAAAAGCCTGGGGCGTAACTACAGGAGATACCAGTGTAGTGGTGGCCATTTTAGACTCTGGTGTAAAACTGGATCACCCTGAGTTTGATGGCAGGCTTTGGGTAAATATGGGTGAAATAGCGGACAATCTTCTGGATGACGACGATAATGGTTATTACAACGATTACCACGGTTGGGACTTTGTAAATAATGATAATGACCCGGTAGATGACCATGGTCACGGCACCAATGTGGCGGGCATTATAGGCGCTACCGGAAATAACGGGATCGGCTATGCAGGTATGGACTGGAAATGTAAGCTGATGACCTGTAAGGTATTGGATGAAAACAATTCAGGTTTTTATTCTGCCTGGGTATCCGGTATTTATTATGCAGTTAATAATGGTGCAGATGTTATTAACATGTCTGTGGGAGGCACCAGTTACTCTGCAGCTATGAAGGATGCAGTTGGTTATGCAAGAGACAATGGCGTACCGGTGGTTGCCAGTATGATGAATACAGACAGTGATCAGGTATTTTATCCTGCAGGCTACGAAGAGGTGATTGCGGTTGGTGCCACCAACCCTGACCATAGCCGGGCAAATCCCTTCTTTTTCGATCCGGCCAGTGGCAGTAATTATGGGGCTCATATTGACATTGTAGCGCCGGGAAATTTTATCTACGGCCTTAACTACAAAGGTAATAATGATTACAACCGCATGTGGGGCGGCACCTCGCAGGCAGCACCGTTTGTAACAGGAGTTATTTCCCTTATGAAAGGAATAAGGAGTGATCTGTCCGTTGACTCAATTAAGAATATTTTATACAGCACTGCCATGGATGAAGTGGGCCTGCCTGAAGAAGATACCGGGGGGTGGGATAAGTATCATGGTCATGGGGTGCTCAATGCTTACCAGGCCGTGTCGGGATTAGCAGTCACTTACGAGGATCAGCTACTTTGCTCCGGTTCGGATTATACCTTTCCTGATGGGGTGGTTTTAACTGACATTACCGAAAACCTCATACGCACCAGTACACTCCTTTCTCAAAACAATTGCGATAGTATAGTGGTGACATCACTGGTGGTAAAGCCAACCTATAGCCGTACGCAGGAAGTTTCAGTATGCAGTGGTGAAAATTATACCTTTCCTGATGGAACCATTGCTGCCGGTATTTCTGAGGCTTTTGCCCATACAAGCCAGTTGACCACTGCCTATGGTTGCGATAGCCTGATATCGACGGTAGTTAATGTAAACACAGTTTATGAGATTGATGAGGAGGTAGCTGTATGCAGTGGAGGCGACTACACCTTCCCGGATGGTACCATCGTTACCGGCATAAGTAGCGAAATGGTGCATACGAGTACTTTTGAAACTGCACAGCATTGTGATAGTCTTATCACTACAAAAGTGAGCATAAGACCAAACCATCATACAGAGCAGGAAGTGCAGATATGTAGCGGAGGAAGTTATGTTTTTGCAGACAATACAGTGCTTGAAAACATTGTTGATGATACAGTTTATGTAAGCCACTTTAAAACAGAATATCAATGTGACAGCCTGATCACGACCAGCATCAGCGTAACACCCAACTATGAACTTACAGAAGAAGTGGAGGTATGCCTCGGCAATAGCTACACCTTCCCTGACGGCACATCAAAGGAAAACATAACAGGTGACATTACCTACAGCAGCCAATTGGCTACGGCCACTGGCTGCGATAGCCTGATCACTACCCATGTACAAGTAAGGTCTGTAGACGCCAAGATACTGGTGGGTGGGCAAACCCTGATATGCAATGCCCAGGAGGCTGAGTATCAATGGATAAACTGCGCTAATGGATCGGTGATTATAGAAGGGGAGGTGAGCCAGACGTTTAAACCTTTGCAGTCAGGTAGTTATGCTGTTATCGTTTCAAAAGACGGTTGCCAGGCTACATCAGAGTGCCTGGAGGTCACTCCATTAGGGGTAGGAGATTCAGAACAGGAGCTGGTTAGAGTTTATCCGAACCCTACTTATGGAGGGCTGGTCATAGAAACCAACGGGTTGGGTGAGCATTTTAAAGTGGAGGTGACGGACTTGTCCGGGAAGGCGATTAATGTGCCGGTTTTGTATGAATCAGGCAAGTTGAAAGTTCATATTGATCGACCTTCGGGTATTTATTTGCTGCATGTGTATGATAAAGCCGGAGTAACAACTTTTAAAATTATAAAGGAGTAGCGCAGGACAATAACTTTTGTATTGTGAAGGTTGTTTACAAATATGATATTAATGTCTCGTTTGAACTTAAAAAATAAGTGTTATGTTTGTAGTGTGTTGTTCCTAATGTAAGGATCTTAAGACCGCTCTCAGAAAGTATCTCAATAATTCCTACACGCAGTTCCACAAGATAGATCAGGCACTTAATACTCGCAAGAGTTTAAAGATCAGTTGACAAGATGTTTAATTTTCATTCACTTGATTATCAAGAG
This region of Fulvivirga ulvae genomic DNA includes:
- the surE gene encoding 5'/3'-nucleotidase SurE, coding for MKRPLILVSNDDGITSKGIRTLVEVMKELGEVVVVAPDSPQSGMGHAITIGNTLRLEETDIFDGVTAYECSGTPADCVKLAKHFVLKDRRPDLVVSGINHGSNTSISILYSGTMSAAIEGAIEGMPAIGFSLCDYSSDADFSHTREHVKKIAQTVLEKGLAKGVALNVNIPPKRNEEIKGIKICRQARAKWQEEFDQRYDPNGRRYFWLAGNFVNFDKGEDNDEWSIANNYVSVVPCLFDLTAHHAISMMNDEWDF
- the dnaG gene encoding DNA primase, with product MINQATIQQVKDRMDIEEVVSDYVSLKRKGQNLWACCPFHDEKTPSFSISPAKGIYKCFGCGKAGDAISFVEEHDGLTYIEAIRHLAQKYGIEVQEEEQSDDQVRQQNERDSLFIVLNFANEYFKETLKKHEEGQSIGLSYFRERGFTEKTIEKFELGYSLDQWDALTQKALKNAYNEDILEKAGLLVRKDDGKKYDRFRGRVIFPIHNVTGKVVAFGARTLKKDAKPKYLNSPETDVYHKSKILYGLFQGKQTIRQQDNCYLVEGYTDVISMHQSDIENVVSSSGTSLTDDQIRLIRRFTDNITVLFDGDTAGLMAALRGVDMILEAGLNVRVVVFPEGEDPDSYSRKLGTSEFKKYLKENSRDLITFKAGLYAEEAARDPIRKAESIKEIVSSITKIPDPIKRAIYIKETSSVLDIDEGVLLSEMNKLLINQKRKKGKEREQQETSNEMLQELMDGPAESKTLDHSKIVKIQERESIRLLINYGFNEIEEEYRLYNYLFEQLEDIEFTTPVYKEILDIFKRELAEGRVVDSHFFINHCSTEIKNEVVNLLTERHEVSPNWNDKFQIFVPHEHDILENVVFTNVLRLKFRVIQKLITDNLSKMKDAKEEEEQDRYFKIHGELKKSEMEIAKVLGIVVSR
- a CDS encoding bifunctional 3,4-dihydroxy-2-butanone-4-phosphate synthase/GTP cyclohydrolase II produces the protein MSQDKIKLNTIEEALEDVKNGKVIIVVDDEDRENEGDFICAAECITPEIVNFMATHGRGLICVPLVEDRCEELGLELMVGRNTAAFETPFTVSVDLIGHGCTTGISAHDRFKTIKALADPETDPEELGKPGHIFPLRAKRGGVLRRAGHTEAAIDFARLAGFRPAGVLVEIMNEDGSMARLPDLVHVAERFDLKLVSIQDLITYRVEKESLIQRKVEDVHMPTEFGDFKLIAYEQTNTGDNHLALVKGEWDADEPVLVRVHSSCVTGDIFGSCRCDCGGQLHGAMQMVENEGKGVVLYMNQEGRGIGLVNKLRAYKLQEEGLDTVEANLKLGFEMDQRDYGIGAQILRDLNIHKIRLISNNPKKRVGLIGYGLEIVENVPIEMAPNVHNHTYLKTKRDKMGHQILKDKG
- a CDS encoding DUF6048 family protein; this translates as MKLQLQHIFSILLFFLFCQIAVAQADTSTGTGADTTIIKIDAGPSIYLDYGKLLTIPTDFETKFEAGISFRLKNRLSPNVQVGMGKMEPGGAINNGAYLTEGWYGRIGINYLMPIDNKSMLYAGAKYAVSRFDESGTYEIGSDLWDNYKNGFSREGLQADWFEVIIGSETKLDSHWSLGGYFSLRILNKRDEFSPIDTYAIPGYGRAFDNTTPAVNVYIRFSL
- a CDS encoding Mrp/NBP35 family ATP-binding protein codes for the protein MKYTEADILKALSTVDDPDLKKDLVTLNMIKDVEVFSDSVRFTVVLTTPACPLKELIKNNCIDAIHEHVDKDLEVEVVMTSNVTTTRSSAPLLPNVKNIIAVASGKGGVGKSTVAANLAVALSREGAKVGIIDADIYGPSVPTMFNCEHEQPGVKQVNGKNVIVPLEQYGVKLISIGFLTPADNAVIWRGPMASSALKQFISDTDWGELDYLIIDLPPGTSDIHLTLVQTVPVTGAVIVTTPQKVALADAQKGLAMFKQPQINVPVLGIVENMAYFTPEELPNNKYYLFGEGGGLNLSEKFDVPLLGQIPIVQSIRESGDNGYPAVMKEGITQKAFTDLAETLARQVAIRNANYDKTKTVEFKV
- the priA gene encoding replication restart helicase PriA → MSQLEFHTATEEIRQTWFVDVILPVPIPKMFTYRVPHDMDELVQTGCRVIVQFGSRKILTGVIGRIHETPPEKYEAKYILEVLDDEPVINEIQIVLFQWIADYYMCTLGEVLNIALPTGLKLSSESKVQLHPHFDYYESDLEFSDKETIVLETLIKNDSLSYGEISKLLNQKSIYTIIKSLVYKETIIIFEEVKEKYRPKKESRIRLRPQWLAKNELEKLFNELAGKPKQEAILLHYLQNVQVFNQPELNKNGLIKSSFTGGDLSDSSLRTLVKHEVFEEFEVIVSRFDSYDNSLAEVNLTETQLKAKEEILTSFKEKDVTLLHGITGSGKTELYISLIQDALEGGSQILYLLPEIALTTQIVSRLRKIFGDKMGVYHSKFSDNERVEVWKGVLSGRYQFVVGVRSAIFLPFDNLGLIVVDEEHESSYKQYDPAPRYNARDVAMMIGSQHHAKVLLGSATPSMESQYQARQGKYGLVKLTTRFGAGQLPDFVVADMIREKNKKLSKGEFSSELINAINQALENKEQVIIFQNRRGYSPYITCGECGWIPKCNSCAVSLTYHQYRKELRCHYCGYKEPLPNTCEACGATHLKTIGFGTEKLEEEISLLFPLARVQRMDLDTTRKKRSYDTIISDFEQGNIDILVGTQMVSKGLDFDNVNLVGIFDIDRMLYFPDFRSFERTFQLSTQVSGRAGRRDKKGKVVIQTRNTDQPVLKQIITNGYNQFYESEIAERQTHHYPPFTRLIGVIVKNRDAKLASLTAVKLGNLIKEKLGTKRVLGPEEPVISKIRNEFLMELIIKLERSQVSLSKVKHILLEARLELMQEKELKTSKIIFDVDPY